The following are from one region of the Oncorhynchus kisutch isolate 150728-3 unplaced genomic scaffold, Okis_V2 Okis03b-Okis08b_hom, whole genome shotgun sequence genome:
- the LOC116359597 gene encoding ubiquitin carboxyl-terminal hydrolase 8 isoform X1 → MPAVSRGAKDLYLSTNLGDLNKKAEVKPDKINTRSYVQSACKIFKAAEECRLDGDEEKAYVLYMKYLTVYDLIKKRPDFKQQQEFFLSVLGPTSFKKAIEEAEKLSESLKLRYEEVEVRKKLEEKERQEEKKRREDKMEKDGGRASPKAGKEIKKVKEQKELKNVTSKAAVSAGGITAEGLFKMMRDQAITVIVMDARCLRDFQDSQIQVPTQTVISVPEEAINPGITVNQIEANLPDASRETWKRRGFVDYIILLDWFSSVTDLKLGSTLQSLKDALYKWDSTTILRSEPMVLEGGYESWLLFYPMYTSNAKVRPPRTHSYSTLPQLNFSYPSLEEPKPPTPPPPEPDPEPQAPPASLSSVQVNGAPLEDLTPSHPQTPSTWMEADATDSPHTGFTHPGVDHSKKDPGAGPGTPSQPGGTAKHIPQIDRTKKPSVRVSDGSKTPLDALPRDLPPSSQNGPSVPQPNRSVKPAFDPAVPLTDEERGQIHTETAALMEKARREQEQRKQERRTEEEWREREHREKENEEMERRKEEENRTQERKRLERHKAEEENGVREEREKRGKEQREDTPTNGDSLDSPAPNRIVTEIKAPSPLKLSGDVKRSRQPGMLKHRTVDDYVIPKRELLTRARSEEMGRSVPGLPVGWMKFLDTVTGTYRYYHSPTNRVHRYPPEVSVPQTPPSTPPTAKQKQPRPAEPDQTMERDQEQSKLKRSYSSPDISQDLREEGLKKVTAPITAATRPTFNRETKPSTASVYTKVEIARPSAAKIRNLNPVFGGLGASLTGLRNLGNTCYMNSILQCLCNTPAMVDYFNKNLYQEDINRANILGHRGEVAEEFGVIMKALWSGLYKCISPRDFKVTIGKINESFSGQEQQDSQELLLFLMDGLHEDLNKAANRKGYIEEENDDLDDQRAADQAWTKHKLLNESVIVALFQGQFKSTVQCLTCHRKSRTFETFMYLTLPLASSNKCSLQDCLKLFSKEEKMTDQNKVFCRHCKALRDSVKKLEIWKVPPIILVHLKRFSYEGRWKQKLQTTVDFPLENLDLSQYVIGPRLGLKRYNLFGVSNHYGGLDGGHYTAYCKNAMKQRWYKFDDHEVSEISTSTVKSSAAYIFFFSSL, encoded by the exons ATGCCTGCGGTGTCCCGCGGGGCGAAGGACTTGTACCTCTCTACTAACCTGGGGGACCTCAACAAGAAAGCTGAAGTCAAGCCTGACAAAATCAACACCAGGAG CTATGTCCAGAGTGCCTGTAAGATCTTCAAGGCTGCGGAGGAGTGTCGACTGGATGGAGACGAGGAGAAGGCCTATGTTCTCTACATGAAATACCTAACGGTTTATGATCTCATCAAGAAGAGGCCCGACTTCAAGCAGCAACAG GAGTTCTTCCTGTCCGTGCTGGGGCCCACCAGCTTTAAAAAAGCCATAGAAGAAGCCGAGAAACTCTCTGAAAGCCTTAAACTCAG gTACGAGGAAGTCGAGGTTCGCAAAAAGcttgaggagaaagagagacaagaggagaagaaaaggagggaggataagatggagaaagatggagggagggcatCTCCAAAAGCAGGGAAAGAGATCAAGAAG GTAAAAGAGCAGAAGGAGTTGAAAAATGTAACTTCAAAAG ctgCGGTGTCTGCAGGAGGGATCACAGCAGAGGGGTTGTTCAAGATGATGAGGGACCAGGCCATTACGGTCATTGTGATGGACGCTCGCTGCCTCCGAGACTTCCAGGACTCACAGATCCAGGTCCCCACCCAGACCGTCATCAGTGTCCCAGAGGAGGCTATCAACCCTGG CATCACAGTGAACCAGATTGAGGCCAATCTACCTGATGCGTCCAGAGAGACGTGGAAGAGACGGGGGTTCGTAGATTACATCATCCTACTGGACTGGTTCAGCTCTGTTACTGACCTCAAACTGGGAAGCACCTTACAAAGCCTCAAAGATGCTCTCTACAAG TGGGACAGTACCACTATCCTGCGTAGTGAGCCCATGGTTCTGGAGGGAGGCTATGAGAGCTGGCTCCTCTTCTACCCCATGTACACATCCAACGCCAAAGTCAGACCGCCCCGAACACACAGCTACAGCACCCTCCCACAGC TGAACTTCAGCTACCCGTCACTGGAGGAGCCGAAACCTCCAACCCCTCCTCCCCCCGAGCCGGACCCTGAACCCCAGGCTCCCCCTGCCTCCCTGAGTAGCGTACAGGTGAACGGTGCCCCCCTGGAGGATCTGACCCCCTCCCACCCTCAGACCCCCTCCACATGGATGGAGGCTGACGCCACAGACTCACCCCACACAGGGTTCACTCACCCTGGAGTAGACCACAGCAAGAAGGACCCTGGAGCCGGGCCAGGGACCCCCAGCCAGCCTGGAGGGACAGCCAAGCACATCCCACAG ATCGACCGTACCAAGAAGCCATCAGTCAGAGTCTCAGATGGGTCTAAAACCCCCCTGGATGCCCTCCCCAGggacctgcctccctcctcccagAATGGCCCGTCTGTACCCCAACCCAACCGCTCGGTCAAACCGGCCTTTGACCCGGCGGTGCCTCTGACGGACGAGGAACGAGGTCAGATCCACACAGAGACGGCTGCTCTGATGGAGAAGGCCCGGAGAGAGCAGGAACAACGCAAACAGGAACGCCGCAccgaggaggagtggagagagagggaacaccgGGAGAAGGAaaatgaggagatggagaggaggaaagaggaagagaacaggactcaggAGAGGAAGAGGTTGGAGAGACACAAGGCAGAGGAGGAGAACGGGGTTAGGgaagagcgagagaagagggggaaggagcaGAGGGAGGATACGCCGACCAACGGTGATTCTCTGGACTCGCCGGCTCCCAACCGTATCGTCACTGAGATTAAG GCTCCCTCCCCCCTGAAGCTTAGTGGTGATGTAAAGAGGAGTCGTCAGCCTGGGATGTTAAAGCATAGAACAGTTGATGACTATGTCATACCCAAG CGGGAGCTCCTAACCAGAGCCAGAAgtgaagagatggggaggagtgTACCAGGCCTGCCTGTTGGCTGGATGAAG TTCTTAGATACGGTAACCGGTACCTACCGTTACTACCATTCCCCAACCAACCGGGTGCACCGCTACCCCCCTGAGGTCAGCGTGCCCCAgacacccccctccacccctcctacGGCCAAACAGAAGCAGCCTCGCCCCGCTGAGCCAGACCAGACCATGGAACGTGACCAAGAGCAGTCCAAACTGAAACGTTCCTATTCTTCTCCAGACATCAGCCAGGACCTGAGGGAGGAGGGGCTAAAGAAGGTTACCGCCCCTATAACTGCAGCCACGCGCCCAACTTTTAACAGGGAGACCAA ACCGTCCACTGCTAGCGTCTACACCAAGGTGGAGATCGCCCGTCCGTCTGCGGCTAAGATACGCAACCTGAACCCTGTGTTCGGCGGTCTGGGCGCCTCGCTCACCGGCCTGCGTAACCTCGGTAACACCTGCTACATGAACTCCATCCTGCAGTGTCTCTGCAACACCCCGGCCATGGTCGACTACTTCAACAAGAACCTCTATCAGGAGGATATCAACAG GGCTAATATCCTGGGTCACCGAGGCGAGGTGGCAGAGGAGTTTGGTGTGATCATGAAGGCTCTGTGGTCAGGCCTGTATAAGTGTATCAGCCCCCGCGACTTTAAGGTCACTATAGGGAAGATCAATGAATCCTTCTCTGGCCAGGAACAACAGGACTCCCAGGAGCTGCTGCTCTTCCTTATGGACGGACTCCACGAGGACCTCAACAAG gCTGCTAACCGTAAGGGTTACATAGAGGAGGAGAATGACGATCTGGACGACCAGCGGGCTGCTGACCAGGCCTGGACCAAACACAAGCTGCTCAACGAGTCTGTCATCGTAGCGCTGTTCCAGGGTCAGTTTAAGAGCACAGTTCAGTGTCTCACCTGCCACAGGAAGTCCCGCACCTTCGAGACCTTTATGTACCTGACCCTGCCGCTGGCCTCCAGCAACAAGTGTTCCCTGCAG GACTGTCTGAAGTTGTTTTCTAAGGAGGAGAAGATGACCGACCAGAACAAGGTGTTCTGTCGCCACTGTAAAGCTCTCAGAGACTCCGTCAAGAAACTGGAGATCTGGAAGGTCCCGCCCATCATACTGGTTCACCTTAAACG GTTCTCGTACGAGGGCCGTTGGAAGCAGAAGCTACAGACCACAGTAGACTTCCCTCTGGAGAACCTGGACCTCAGTCAGTATGTCATCGGACCCAGACTCGGCCTCAAGAGATACAACCTGTTTGGAGTGTCT
- the LOC116359597 gene encoding ubiquitin carboxyl-terminal hydrolase 8 isoform X2, producing the protein MPAVSRGAKDLYLSTNLGDLNKKAEVKPDKINTRSYVQSACKIFKAAEECRLDGDEEKAYVLYMKYLTVYDLIKKRPDFKQQQEFFLSVLGPTSFKKAIEEAEKLSESLKLRYEEVEVRKKLEEKERQEEKKRREDKMEKDGGRASPKAGKEIKKVKEQKELKNVTSKAAVSAGGITAEGLFKMMRDQAITVIVMDARCLRDFQDSQIQVPTQTVISVPEEAINPGITVNQIEANLPDASRETWKRRGFVDYIILLDWFSSVTDLKLGSTLQSLKDALYKWDSTTILRSEPMVLEGGYESWLLFYPMYTSNAKVRPPRTHSYSTLPQLNFSYPSLEEPKPPTPPPPEPDPEPQAPPASLSSVQVNGAPLEDLTPSHPQTPSTWMEADATDSPHTGFTHPGVDHSKKDPGAGPGTPSQPGGTAKHIPQIDRTKKPSVRVSDGSKTPLDALPRDLPPSSQNGPSVPQPNRSVKPAFDPAVPLTDEERGQIHTETAALMEKARREQEQRKQERRTEEEWREREHREKENEEMERRKEEENRTQERKRLERHKAEEENGVREEREKRGKEQREDTPTNGDSLDSPAPNRIVTEIKRELLTRARSEEMGRSVPGLPVGWMKFLDTVTGTYRYYHSPTNRVHRYPPEVSVPQTPPSTPPTAKQKQPRPAEPDQTMERDQEQSKLKRSYSSPDISQDLREEGLKKVTAPITAATRPTFNRETKPSTASVYTKVEIARPSAAKIRNLNPVFGGLGASLTGLRNLGNTCYMNSILQCLCNTPAMVDYFNKNLYQEDINRANILGHRGEVAEEFGVIMKALWSGLYKCISPRDFKVTIGKINESFSGQEQQDSQELLLFLMDGLHEDLNKAANRKGYIEEENDDLDDQRAADQAWTKHKLLNESVIVALFQGQFKSTVQCLTCHRKSRTFETFMYLTLPLASSNKCSLQDCLKLFSKEEKMTDQNKVFCRHCKALRDSVKKLEIWKVPPIILVHLKRFSYEGRWKQKLQTTVDFPLENLDLSQYVIGPRLGLKRYNLFGVSNHYGGLDGGHYTAYCKNAMKQRWYKFDDHEVSEISTSTVKSSAAYIFFFSSL; encoded by the exons ATGCCTGCGGTGTCCCGCGGGGCGAAGGACTTGTACCTCTCTACTAACCTGGGGGACCTCAACAAGAAAGCTGAAGTCAAGCCTGACAAAATCAACACCAGGAG CTATGTCCAGAGTGCCTGTAAGATCTTCAAGGCTGCGGAGGAGTGTCGACTGGATGGAGACGAGGAGAAGGCCTATGTTCTCTACATGAAATACCTAACGGTTTATGATCTCATCAAGAAGAGGCCCGACTTCAAGCAGCAACAG GAGTTCTTCCTGTCCGTGCTGGGGCCCACCAGCTTTAAAAAAGCCATAGAAGAAGCCGAGAAACTCTCTGAAAGCCTTAAACTCAG gTACGAGGAAGTCGAGGTTCGCAAAAAGcttgaggagaaagagagacaagaggagaagaaaaggagggaggataagatggagaaagatggagggagggcatCTCCAAAAGCAGGGAAAGAGATCAAGAAG GTAAAAGAGCAGAAGGAGTTGAAAAATGTAACTTCAAAAG ctgCGGTGTCTGCAGGAGGGATCACAGCAGAGGGGTTGTTCAAGATGATGAGGGACCAGGCCATTACGGTCATTGTGATGGACGCTCGCTGCCTCCGAGACTTCCAGGACTCACAGATCCAGGTCCCCACCCAGACCGTCATCAGTGTCCCAGAGGAGGCTATCAACCCTGG CATCACAGTGAACCAGATTGAGGCCAATCTACCTGATGCGTCCAGAGAGACGTGGAAGAGACGGGGGTTCGTAGATTACATCATCCTACTGGACTGGTTCAGCTCTGTTACTGACCTCAAACTGGGAAGCACCTTACAAAGCCTCAAAGATGCTCTCTACAAG TGGGACAGTACCACTATCCTGCGTAGTGAGCCCATGGTTCTGGAGGGAGGCTATGAGAGCTGGCTCCTCTTCTACCCCATGTACACATCCAACGCCAAAGTCAGACCGCCCCGAACACACAGCTACAGCACCCTCCCACAGC TGAACTTCAGCTACCCGTCACTGGAGGAGCCGAAACCTCCAACCCCTCCTCCCCCCGAGCCGGACCCTGAACCCCAGGCTCCCCCTGCCTCCCTGAGTAGCGTACAGGTGAACGGTGCCCCCCTGGAGGATCTGACCCCCTCCCACCCTCAGACCCCCTCCACATGGATGGAGGCTGACGCCACAGACTCACCCCACACAGGGTTCACTCACCCTGGAGTAGACCACAGCAAGAAGGACCCTGGAGCCGGGCCAGGGACCCCCAGCCAGCCTGGAGGGACAGCCAAGCACATCCCACAG ATCGACCGTACCAAGAAGCCATCAGTCAGAGTCTCAGATGGGTCTAAAACCCCCCTGGATGCCCTCCCCAGggacctgcctccctcctcccagAATGGCCCGTCTGTACCCCAACCCAACCGCTCGGTCAAACCGGCCTTTGACCCGGCGGTGCCTCTGACGGACGAGGAACGAGGTCAGATCCACACAGAGACGGCTGCTCTGATGGAGAAGGCCCGGAGAGAGCAGGAACAACGCAAACAGGAACGCCGCAccgaggaggagtggagagagagggaacaccgGGAGAAGGAaaatgaggagatggagaggaggaaagaggaagagaacaggactcaggAGAGGAAGAGGTTGGAGAGACACAAGGCAGAGGAGGAGAACGGGGTTAGGgaagagcgagagaagagggggaaggagcaGAGGGAGGATACGCCGACCAACGGTGATTCTCTGGACTCGCCGGCTCCCAACCGTATCGTCACTGAGATTAAG CGGGAGCTCCTAACCAGAGCCAGAAgtgaagagatggggaggagtgTACCAGGCCTGCCTGTTGGCTGGATGAAG TTCTTAGATACGGTAACCGGTACCTACCGTTACTACCATTCCCCAACCAACCGGGTGCACCGCTACCCCCCTGAGGTCAGCGTGCCCCAgacacccccctccacccctcctacGGCCAAACAGAAGCAGCCTCGCCCCGCTGAGCCAGACCAGACCATGGAACGTGACCAAGAGCAGTCCAAACTGAAACGTTCCTATTCTTCTCCAGACATCAGCCAGGACCTGAGGGAGGAGGGGCTAAAGAAGGTTACCGCCCCTATAACTGCAGCCACGCGCCCAACTTTTAACAGGGAGACCAA ACCGTCCACTGCTAGCGTCTACACCAAGGTGGAGATCGCCCGTCCGTCTGCGGCTAAGATACGCAACCTGAACCCTGTGTTCGGCGGTCTGGGCGCCTCGCTCACCGGCCTGCGTAACCTCGGTAACACCTGCTACATGAACTCCATCCTGCAGTGTCTCTGCAACACCCCGGCCATGGTCGACTACTTCAACAAGAACCTCTATCAGGAGGATATCAACAG GGCTAATATCCTGGGTCACCGAGGCGAGGTGGCAGAGGAGTTTGGTGTGATCATGAAGGCTCTGTGGTCAGGCCTGTATAAGTGTATCAGCCCCCGCGACTTTAAGGTCACTATAGGGAAGATCAATGAATCCTTCTCTGGCCAGGAACAACAGGACTCCCAGGAGCTGCTGCTCTTCCTTATGGACGGACTCCACGAGGACCTCAACAAG gCTGCTAACCGTAAGGGTTACATAGAGGAGGAGAATGACGATCTGGACGACCAGCGGGCTGCTGACCAGGCCTGGACCAAACACAAGCTGCTCAACGAGTCTGTCATCGTAGCGCTGTTCCAGGGTCAGTTTAAGAGCACAGTTCAGTGTCTCACCTGCCACAGGAAGTCCCGCACCTTCGAGACCTTTATGTACCTGACCCTGCCGCTGGCCTCCAGCAACAAGTGTTCCCTGCAG GACTGTCTGAAGTTGTTTTCTAAGGAGGAGAAGATGACCGACCAGAACAAGGTGTTCTGTCGCCACTGTAAAGCTCTCAGAGACTCCGTCAAGAAACTGGAGATCTGGAAGGTCCCGCCCATCATACTGGTTCACCTTAAACG GTTCTCGTACGAGGGCCGTTGGAAGCAGAAGCTACAGACCACAGTAGACTTCCCTCTGGAGAACCTGGACCTCAGTCAGTATGTCATCGGACCCAGACTCGGCCTCAAGAGATACAACCTGTTTGGAGTGTCT